The following nucleotide sequence is from Paroedura picta isolate Pp20150507F chromosome 1, Ppicta_v3.0, whole genome shotgun sequence.
GTCCAGCACACATAACCTCTGCTCATAAGTCTCAAATTCTGCCTTCTCTATAAGGTTTTGACAGGTTTCTAATCACCTGATCAATCACCAAAGGCAAAGAGCAGTGACCTGAGGAAGCACTGGCAAGGAAATGACCTTTTTCGTACTGTAGAATGTTCCCTGGCTGGAGCTAAGAATTAGGCAGAGGCCTTGTGCCATGATGTATTCTAAGTTCAAAGATTAAAACCAAGGCTAGACCCAAGGGGCATGAGTCAGAGGGACTGATGCGGGGGACGGTTTGTATCAAAAGGGCATTCACCAAAACCATTTGACCAAGGTAGACGGTCTGGGATTGCCATGGCATCTTGGGGGGTCTCTCAGTGGAGGTATCTTTGGACAAGGAATTGGGAGTTAATAACTGTTTTAGGACCTTTTATGGAAGGATGTTTGTCAGCTTCTCTCCCCATTTCTTCTTACATcccaagtcttttttttttttttttttgtccttcccAAAGATCTAAATTTACTTCTAAATGGGACATTAGGGTCAAGGACTAAATGGAATGAACACCGGTAATAGTATGAATGCCAAGTTCCCGAGACACAAAACGTCTGACTTGGATTGCATAAATTTAGAGAAAATGGGCTTCACATGTGCACCAGTGAAAAGGAAGGGCTAGGTGCATTATTTCCCTTGCAGGGGATGGGCTGTAACTCAGAcgcagagcatctccttggcatacagaacatcccaggttcagtccccggcatttccagttaaaagaatccagTGGCCGAGGATGTcaaagaagagctgctgccagttaaaGCAGACAGTGCTGAGCTGAGCCAATCTGAAGCTGACTTTGCAGTGACTTTAGtggtgaatctcctgcattctgcagggggttggacttgatgaccctggaggtcccttccaactctatgattctatgacttacagGGCTTAAACCCTACAGATTagctcagccttcctcaacctttttaccgttgagaaacccctgaaacattcaactGGCttagagaaatcccagaagtgatgtcatcaggccacacctccctgccacacccccggaagtcacatgtcacaggtgtgacatcacccagacattcccactccacccccaatgccagaaatggcccagcagcctactccagttgctaccatatgcagtgagcctcagccagcaaggaatTTTATGAATGAAGCCAcgccccctttccaccccctccaggctcatcattggtcatttggggagggggggtaggttgacaaccatatatggtcacatcacctggttttttaaaaaaattaaaaatatatttaaaaattaattagctcccacccaatcGGCGAAACCCTTTTGGGGCTGCCGAAAAACCCCTGTTGATAAAGTCTGGGTTAGCTAAACCAGGTGACATCGCTAGATATTGTTTTGGACTTAGCATCTTGCAATTTTATCATTACCTGCTTTATGAATTTTCAGAAGAATAAGGTGCTGGGTATAGTCTGCTTTTTTGCCCTGTGATTTCCTGACCTTAAATATGGAATTATCCATCTCGGAAATATGATCATTCAAGTTGTCAatattcttcatagaatcatagaatcatagagttggaaggggccatacaggccatctagtccaaccccctgctcaacgcaggatcagccctaagcatcctaaagcatccaagaaaagtgtgtatccaacctttgcttgaagactgccagtgagggggagctcaccacctccttaggcagcctattccactgctgaactactctgtgaaattttttttcctgatatctagcctatatcgttgtacttgtagtttaaacccattactgcgtgtcctctcctctgcagccaatgggaacagcatcctgccctcctccaagtgacaacctttcaaatacttaaagagggctatcatgtcccctctcaacctccttttctccaggctgaacattcccaagtccctcaacctatcttcatagtttacaatccacaagtaccccaaggtctcgttcacacacagtgttacctagaagcgtatcccccatccagtaggcatgcttttcatttttctgacccagatgcagaactttacacttatctttattaaattgcatcttgttctcatttgcccattcttATGAATGCTGCCACTTTCCCCAGGGATCCTGCCACAATCGTTTCAAGCCCGTTACCTTTCTGGCATGCCGAATCATAACATTTACCATTTTCAAAGACGTAGAGCGTGACCTGAGATGACTTCCCCACTATGTCGGGAGGGTTCTTGACGTCACAGGTGAAAGTTCCGTTGTCTGTGTAGTCCAGGTTGTGGATGACAATGGAACCGTCTTTCCAGCCGGGGTCCCCGATCCATGAGATGCGATCCTTGAATGTCCCAATGTCATCTATGTACGGCTGACCTTTGGCATAATGAAATATCTGTGGAGGGGTGAGACAGGAGGGAATGGATGTTAGCAACTCACTAGCAAAGAACACTGCAGATCGGATCAATCTAGAACAATGATTTTGGACAACCCTGTGTGGCCAAGTCCTCAATGAGAGGATAAGTAAAGGTTGGCAGAACAAAGTTgaagaccagtggcacctttaagaccaacaaagttttatttaaggtataagctttcatgtgtagaCATGAAATGTAAGAATGAAGGGTTGTGAGATAAAAAGccgatatctctgttaagcccagggGGTTCCAATATCCTGAGTGTAAAATTTATAATTCGAGAACCTCCTATTCCAATCtgcttctgaaattcctttgcaatgaaACATCTACACTCAGGTCCCCCACTGAGTGCCCTGCGAGGCTTAAATGTTCTGtaagtttctcagtcttgtgattcctgatgttggatttgtgtccatttatcctttggcatagggttttgacctgtttgccctatgtggAGAACAGAAAGGCATTATTAGCTTTTGATGCCATACACAAAGATAGAAGATGATCAAGGGAATGAGCCTGTgtggttgatgttgttaggtctagAGATTGCGCTGTCGGGGTGCATGTGGCAATAGAcacctggctacccacctgaatctgtcttaaTGATAGATGGGTTTCCCTTGCAAAACATCAAGCTTTCTATGACCAACATTCCTCTGCAATGCAGCAGAATTTTGGATGCCTTTCAGGTCTCAAACTGCGCAAGGTCCTTTAGGACTGCATCTCAGTGACCCCCTGAGCTCTCCCCATAACCCTTTGCAGCGTAAAGGTTTCCTTGGTGGGGAAAGTGTGTATTCAGTTACACAgttttcctgcctttcttcccacatGAGACTGGGCAGGTTTTCTGGGCGGTGTCCTAACCAGGAGTAACCCAGATAACCCAGTTTAGCCCTGGCTCATCGGAACATGGAAGCTAAACATAATTAGTTGGAAGAGACCccaaaaggccatccagtccagccccccaccttctgggggacttcaagatcacccccccccaacaggtgCTCATCGAATCTCCTCCTAAGAACTTCCAGCGAAAGAGaccccaccaccctccgaggcagcctattccggctacaaacagccctccccctcagaaaatgctttctgatatttaaaTGGAACCTCTTTTCCAGTCATTTGAACCCAGTGCGCCTAGTCAGGTCtgaaagctgcaggaaacaagctGCTCCCCCTCTTCAGCACGTCAGCCTTTTATGTAGTTAAGTGCAACTGTCCTCtcaccccttgtcctcctcttctccaagctacatgtacccagctctctcagcctctccttgtaaggcctggatcccaacccctcagccatcccAGTTGCACTGCTCTGAAGACAGAATATtccaaactagcaagaaagcccattgcaaccaggaatgcaatgggcgctaggacccaggggatactGGAAGGCGCAGATCTCtcccagcaggagccataggagataatcagggctccttcgcagcagggaatcaagggtcatttgcagtttggggcttgtttgcaatttgtctctgtctgtctctctccctcataGCAGGAGCtgtagcaggtaatcagggctcatttgggtttggcagggctctctgtgtgtctctctcaggcatctgagagcaaagtggctagcatccagggaaggagggtgggagttgaagagggagggccaatcagggtgcggccagctttgttggccacaccctgattggccctattccatctcagacagccaggacactctttacccccagggctgtttcacaaatattaagaggaacaatggataaggtcTCGCCAATGCAGAATAGTGTGGGATTCTAACTTCCCTGGCTCTAGATGCCATGTTCCTAGCGATGCAGGGCTGGCTATGACCCATTCTTGTAGGGGAGACTGTCCAAAAGGACGGAGGTCGCTTTGCAGAGGAAGCCAACAGCAAAACATCTCTGTCCACCTCTTGCGTGGAGGTGGAGGGGGCTCTccatgagttggttgtgactCAATGGCATGTTCTTCACCCAAATGGGCATAGATGACCAGATCCATTTGTACTAGTTTCGATTCAGTACTCTGTCTGTCTGCCCTATCTAGGGCTTGAGTCAATGCTCAAAGGGCTTACTAAAGACAAAAGGGTGGGGAACCACTGAAAGATGGCATTTGAGATACAGACATAACCCCTGTGGTACCAGAGAACCACTGTGGTCCATTGTTTAGGATCGGAGAGgtccgagttcaaatccccactctgccccaaAAGCTCACTGGGTGTCCGCCCAATCTGCAGCTCTCAGCCTAGACTACCTCGTAGGGTTGTTGTAGACAGGGCCaaacggaggaggggagaactgGGAATCTGCTGGGTCCCTGTTGTGGAGCAACATCGAAGAAACAAACTCGACAAGATAAGGACTCCAGGCCCGTGTTCCAGGCCTGCTTTTGGATGCAGCCAGGACAATAAGAAAAATCTTGTGGAAAACACTGATAAGCAGCTCTGGGCTCTTGAGGTGGGGGAGGACAGATAAGATAAACACTGAACACTGTCTTgacactagagttgccaacctccagatggggccttgagatctcctggaattacaatatatttccagactacagagactagtttcccttggagaaatgagtggctttggggggtgggctcgAGAGCTTTGTACCCTGCAGAGGTTTCTCCCCTTCAAATCTCTGCAGGGATTTGCCCACACGGGGCTGTTAACCCTACGACAGCGGTGGCCGAATTGTGGCtcatcagatgtccatggactacaattcccatgaacccctacccctgttttaagggctTATAGGgtcatctccttgaatgggaaacctctctttgtcttaacctgggagctgcacTCTGATCGTtcctttagaatcacagagttgggagcaATCCTAGAGGCTATCTGGCCCacccccctgatcaatgcaggatcagcctcagataaggatctgtccagctgctgtttgaagataGGAGAGGGGGAGAGCTCACAACgtcctttctctccctttgtcTTCTCTTGCTCCTCATGGTCTTCCAGGGAGACTCACATCTCTTCAGGTTGGTTTTCTTTCTCTCATTTCGCCTGCAACTTGAATGTGAGCTGGATCCACTTAAATAAATGTTAAGTATACCTTTGCCCCAAAATATTCTTCTCTGGAGATTTGTTCCCGGTGCATAATATCATTTTTCTATGACCGGGCAAAATTCTGCTATGTTAACCAACTATCCCCATatgccaggggtgaccaaactgtgcctctccagacatggcaggggctcatgggaattgtagtccatggatagctggagagccacggtttggccaccctccCGCCCAGCCCTATGCCACCCTatatgggagggaaggggaggaaagcctcTTACTGAAATGCTGTCTCTGCTGTACTCTGGCTGAAAGTGCCAAGTGACGGAAATGTCGTCGGAGATCCATTCCCTCGACCAAAAGGTGCAGGAGAGGGTCACTTTGGAGCCCACCCTGCCATGGACTTCCCGGTCTGTGTAAACGTGAATGGCTAAGGTCGGAGTTAGCACTGCAAAaaagagacaggcagacagacagacagagagagagacaaaaaaTGTTATTCATTTCAGCATTTCCGGGATGCAATATCCCAAAGCTTCAAGCCTGGGCCAACATCCACAGCTAAAAGCCTTGGACTGCATTCATCACATGGCGCAGAACGCTCCTATGGAATCTACTATCACAAGATTTATTTCAtgtagtatttattatttataattcttgtttcttgctgagattcaaggtggattaTGGGATCCAGTGAAATCAGAGAGTTTAAGGCAACCAATGGGATTGGATTAGGATGGGGTGGGagcaaactggggctctccagatgtccatggacaacaattaccctgctggcagggactcatgataatcgtagtccatggacatctggagagccccagtttggccacccctgggcttggATGACAGAACTAGAGAACTGTCTAAGGCAGCAAAATTATACAGCAAGTGGGTTACAAGGTAGTGCAGACAAAGCAGGTAAAACTTACAGTTGCATTGGATTATAATTCAGGTTGCTAACACTGGgttgggtaatacctggagattttgtggaatGGCACCTGGGGATCATCTGTAATAGCGGGAGCTCTCCAGGTGACATCTAAAGGATGGCACCCCTAATTACAATGCTGTTCCTTGCCTTCCTGGGCGGTTCTGTCCAACTACAGAGAgcacctgcttggtgtagtggttaagagtggcagcctctaatctgaagagccgggcttaattccacgtgcagccagctgggtgactttgggccactcacagtcgtgttagagctgttctcttagagctctcctggCCCACttaatgctctatctcgatctaccccgcaaggctgttatgtggatggcacccccccccagcaaagctgcttgccctgccacgacccctgtgaaagggttgctcgacccctaaaggggtcccgacccccatgttgagaaccactggtatagaagaagaagaagaagaagagttggttcttacatgccgcttttctctccctgaagtctcaaagcggcttacattcaccttccctttcctctccccaaaacagacaccctgggaggtgggtgaggctgagagagccctgatattactgctcggtcaaaacagttttatcagtgctgtagtcacccatctggctatatgtggagaagtggggaattaaacccggctcgtcagattagaagtccacactcctaaccactgccccaagctggctcttacagaGCTGTCTCTGTCTGCAGCCTTTGAGCCACTGTGGGAATCAGGATCCTAGCCTAGCGAGATCGGCAGTCTCTTCCAGCTGGGCTCTTCCGTCACACTAAGTAAAATTCACTCGGTTATAACCTGATTAGTCCGTTCGCTTAAACGTGTTTGCTTTATTACGGCTGGGGATTTGCCAAATCCGTTTCCAAATAACTATCCAAACGGGTGCTCAAGGCAGCTTTGGGAGAAGT
It contains:
- the MPZ gene encoding myelin protein P0 — its product is MGSQGSLGRESLLLLTVLVSAMVLTPTLAIHVYTDREVHGRVGSKVTLSCTFWSREWISDDISVTWHFQPEYSRDSISIFHYAKGQPYIDDIGTFKDRISWIGDPGWKDGSIVIHNLDYTDNGTFTCDVKNPPDIVGKSSQVTLYVFENVPVRYGVVLGAVIGGVLAVVLIVLVIAYLLRYCWLRRQATLQRRLSAMEKGRLRLGKDSSKRVRQTPVLYAMLDHSRLTKSASEKKSKGLGDSRKDRK